One genomic region from Gossypium hirsutum isolate 1008001.06 chromosome D13, Gossypium_hirsutum_v2.1, whole genome shotgun sequence encodes:
- the LOC107920017 gene encoding putative nuclease HARBI1, protein MECFNQLFVVASSSVQLCYEKYILRQLCMDSKYSGETWIREILVGHESRCMINFRMSKMIFTSLLTRYNLQTSRNISSSEMLGIFLYILGTGAKVFQIRERFQRSGSTISRHFAVVLEKVSRMATDLIALEDPFFSSIPEQIRNDSRYMPHFKDCIGAIDGTHIAAILPPNEQIPYIGRKCIPTQNVMAVCDFNMCFTFVMAGWEGSAHDTRIFLDAIRDPKYKFPHRPNGKYYLVDFGYPQMKGYLEQYRGQEYHLLDFRRGRPISGKKDIFNHSYSSLRSVIERTFGVLKKKIGHFKGYAKL, encoded by the exons ATGGAATGTTTTAACCAATTATTTGTTGTTGCATCTTCTTCCGTGCAATTATGTTACGAGAAGTATATATTGAGGCAACTATGCATGGATTCAAAATATTCAGGTGAGACATGGATTCGAGAGATCCTTGTCGGTCACGAATCACGttgtatgattaattttaggATGTCTAAAATGATATTCACAAGTTTGCTGACAAGATACAACTTGCAAACTTCAAGAAACATATCTTCTAGTGAAATGTTGGgtatttttttatacatcttAGGCACCGGTGCAAAAGTTTTCCAAATTCGAGAAAGATTTCAAAGGTCTGGATCAACAATAAGTCGACACTTTGCAGTTGTGCTTGAGAAAGTTTCAAGGATGGCCACTGATCTAATTGCACTCGAAGATCCTTTTTTTAGCTCAATACCCGAACAAATACGTAATGATTCTAGATATATGCcgcattttaag GATTGCATAGGTGCAATTGATGGTACTCACATTGCGGCTATTCTTCCACCAAATGAACAAATTCCCTATATTGGAAGAAAATGTATCCCGACTCAAAATGTTATGGCagtatgtgattttaatatgtgtttcacATTTGTCATGGCTGGATGGGAAGGATCGGCACATGACACTAGAATATTTCTTGATGCAATTCGGGATCCAAAATACAAATTTCCACACCGTCCAAAtg gaaaatattatcttgttgaCTTTGGATATCCTCAAATGAAAGGTTATCTTGAACAATATAGAGGTCAGGAATATCATTTACTTGACTTCCGTAGAGGTAGACCGATATCTGGTAAAAAAGATATATTCAATCATTCATATTCATCATTACGTAGtgtgattgaacgaacttttggtgttttgaaaaaaaaaataggtcattttaagggatatgccaagttatag